A single genomic interval of Candidatus Gracilibacteria bacterium harbors:
- a CDS encoding DUF2130 domain-containing protein yields the protein MSNTNLITCPNCGHQFSLSDVQKHEMEEMREKMKTEVEADMKKRAFAWAQEEVKKAEAKAREDAQKQAVELEDLRKKRDEAEKKEMEFLKQSQEFENMKRNQALELEKAKMEERKKVEEEARKQAEERAKFENEKMKLESDKRIAELTKQLEMTQRAVEDANRKANQGSMQIQGEIQEDALKELLQQSFPIDIISDVEKGIKGADIIQEVRNDFGQSVGVIAWESKNTKAWSDGWVEKLKEDRLRVGAGVSVIVSSVLPEGVNRFGLYRDIWVTDYESVLPLTIALRAHIIEMTKVRNSLKGKDEKMEVLYNYLISPEFKAKIENIVEAFSTMKDDLDREKRAMEKMWSAREKQLSRVIDNTARLYGDMQGLIGSQLGTVEYLELGGGEE from the coding sequence GCGTGAGAAAATGAAAACAGAAGTAGAAGCTGACATGAAAAAACGCGCATTTGCTTGGGCACAAGAGGAAGTGAAGAAGGCGGAAGCAAAAGCCCGAGAAGATGCACAAAAACAAGCAGTCGAACTCGAAGATTTGCGAAAAAAGCGTGATGAAGCAGAGAAAAAAGAAATGGAATTTCTCAAGCAATCTCAAGAATTCGAAAATATGAAGCGCAATCAAGCGCTCGAACTCGAGAAGGCAAAAATGGAAGAACGCAAGAAAGTCGAAGAAGAAGCTCGAAAACAAGCAGAAGAGCGTGCCAAGTTCGAGAATGAGAAGATGAAGCTCGAATCTGACAAGCGTATCGCTGAACTCACGAAACAACTCGAGATGACACAACGCGCCGTCGAAGATGCGAACCGCAAGGCGAATCAATGAAGCATGCAGATTCAAGGAGAAATCCAGGAAGATGCGCTGAAGGAATTATTGCAACAGAGCTTCCCTATCGACATTATTTCTGACGTGGAGAAAGGCATCAAGTGAGCGGATATCATCCAAGAAGTCCGCAATGATTTCGGTCAGTCCGTTGGTGTCATCGCTTGGGAATCGAAGAATACGAAAGCATGGTCTGATGGTTGGGTAGAAAAACTCAAAGAAGATCGTCTCCGTGTCGGCGCTGGAGTCTCTGTCATCGTCTCATCCGTTCTTCCAGAATGAGTGAACCGATTCGGACTCTACCGCGATATCTGGGTCACAGACTACGAGTCTGTCCTCCCACTCACGATTGCCCTCCGCGCACATATCATCGAGATGACGAAGGTACGCAATAGTCTCAAGGGGAAAGACGAGAAGATGGAAGTCCTCTATAACTACCTCATCTCTCCAGAATTCAAGGCAAAGATCGAGAATATCGTCGAGGCATTTTCGACGATGAAGGATGATCTCGACCGTGAGAAGCGCGCTATGGAGAAAATGTGGAGTGCTCGTGAGAAACAACTCTCTCGTGTCATCGATAATACTGCTCGACTCTATGGTGACATGCAATGACTTATCGGGTCGCAACTTGGGACGGTCGAGTATTTGGAATTGGGGGGTGGGGAGGAATAA
- a CDS encoding MarR family transcriptional regulator: MSPISPTLSFFISLSRIETVLSRRLDARLGGLGWSDFLILHALSVAPDGRLRRVDLADTIGLTASGITRLLLPMEKVGLVRREAHEGDARVSYVAIAPGGQAKLTEAIIRAEEFCSDIIHLAESVEIERANNIIQKMSKRIG; encoded by the coding sequence ATGTCTCCTATTTCCCCGACTCTTTCATTTTTCATTTCCCTCTCTCGTATCGAGACAGTTCTCTCACGGAGACTCGATGCTCGGCTCGGTGGACTCGGATGGTCAGATTTTCTGATTCTCCATGCACTCTCGGTTGCACCAGATGGACGACTCCGTCGCGTAGATCTCGCGGATACAATCGGACTCACAGCAAGCGGGATTACCCGACTTCTCCTCCCGATGGAGAAGGTCGGACTCGTGAGACGTGAAGCACACGAGGGTGATGCACGTGTGAGCTATGTCGCTATTGCTCCAGGAGGTCAGGCGAAGCTCACAGAAGCCATCATTCGTGCCGAGGAGTTCTGTTCGGATATCATCCATTTAGCAGAATCTGTCGAGATCGAGCGTGCGAACAATATCATCCAGAAGATGAGTAAGAGGATTGGATAG
- the rhuM gene encoding RhuM family protein, producing the protein MNNENNNIIIYQRKNGEIQIQMDQKSDTVWARQEQIAELFDIDRTVVNKHIRNVLNTDELDPDGVCVKFAHTAEDGKTYQVMFYNLDMILAVGYRTNSKNAIKFRQWTTARLKEYLVQGYSINQSRLDKLKKSPLNLLIAQSDPKEKEMMIKLVVNLINQG; encoded by the coding sequence ATGAACAACGAGAATAATAATATCATCATCTATCAGAGAAAGAATGGAGAAATCCAGATACAGATGGATCAGAAATCCGATACCGTCTGGGCTCGACAAGAACAGATTGCCGAGTTATTTGATATCGATAGAACGGTCGTAAATAAACATATTCGCAATGTTTTAAATACTGATGAGCTAGATCCAGACTGAGTATGTGTAAAATTTGCACATACTGCGGAAGATGGAAAAACCTACCAAGTTATGTTCTATAATTTGGATATGATTCTTGCGGTTGGTTACCGTACTAATTCCAAAAATGCTATCAAATTCCGTCAGTGGACAACCGCCAGACTCAAGGAATATCTCGTCCAAGGGTATTCTATCAACCAATCTCGTCTTGATAAATTGAAGAAAAGTCCACTAAATCTCCTCATTGCCCAGAGTGATCCGAAGGAGAAAGAGATGATGATAAAGCTGGTGGTGAACCTGATAAATCAGGGATAA
- a CDS encoding type II toxin-antitoxin system prevent-host-death family antitoxin: MQTITSVEAQNNFERLMNTIPREPVIITKHGKNFAMVIQYEEPVEFGEIAISELSSETQESLTKARKLSKSAFINY, encoded by the coding sequence ATGCAAACTATCACTTCGGTCGAAGCCCAGAATAACTTCGAGCGACTCATGAATACCATTCCTCGCGAGCCTGTCATCATCACAAAACATGGGAAAAATTTCGCCATGGTAATCCAATATGAAGAACCTGTCGAGTTCGGAGAAATAGCTATTTCCGAACTCTCTTCTGAGACTCAGGAATCCCTCACAAAAGCGAGAAAACTCTCAAAAAGTGCATTCATAAACTACTAA